A single genomic interval of Stenotrophomonas sp. ZAC14D1_NAIMI4_1 harbors:
- a CDS encoding arylamine N-acetyltransferase, with protein sequence MTALDIPRYLQRLQLQAAPPATLAGLTLLQQRHNAHVPFETLTCLLRDPVPIDLDRVQRKLLEAQRGGYCFELNGAFLALLQSLGFDAHALSARVLLSAGEGELTPRTHLLIRVRLDGEDWLVDTGFGSLTPTVPLRLHAPSAQDTPHERYRLQRLDDGDFLLAASSGEDWRPLYRFDLTSPAAADNEVGNWYVCTHPQSSFPGELRASLTWPEGRRTVGSGQYTEYRPGKAPEKRALRDVADVRQVLQEGFGIRLPEDARLDPAIAGWLQRWQATAV encoded by the coding sequence ATGACCGCGCTCGACATCCCCCGTTACCTGCAGCGCTTGCAGTTGCAGGCCGCGCCGCCGGCCACCCTGGCCGGGCTGACCCTGCTGCAGCAGCGCCACAACGCCCATGTGCCGTTCGAGACCCTGACCTGCCTGCTGCGCGACCCCGTGCCGATCGACCTGGACCGCGTGCAACGCAAGCTGCTGGAGGCGCAGCGCGGGGGCTACTGCTTCGAGCTCAATGGCGCCTTCCTCGCGCTGCTGCAGTCGCTGGGCTTCGACGCCCATGCGTTGAGTGCGCGCGTGCTGCTGTCGGCCGGCGAAGGTGAACTGACGCCGCGCACGCACCTGTTGATCCGGGTGCGGCTGGATGGCGAGGACTGGCTGGTGGATACCGGCTTCGGCAGCCTGACCCCGACCGTACCGCTGCGCCTGCACGCGCCCTCGGCGCAGGACACGCCGCACGAGCGCTACCGGCTGCAGCGGCTGGACGATGGCGATTTCCTGCTGGCAGCCAGCAGCGGCGAGGACTGGCGTCCGCTGTACCGCTTCGACCTTACGTCGCCCGCGGCGGCCGACAACGAGGTGGGCAACTGGTATGTGTGCACACACCCGCAGTCGAGTTTCCCCGGGGAACTGCGTGCGTCGCTGACCTGGCCGGAAGGACGCCGCACGGTTGGCAGCGGCCAGTACACCGAGTACCGCCCGGGAAAGGCGCCGGAGAAGCGCGCACTGCGCGACGTGGCCGACGTACGGCAGGTGCTGCAGGAAGGGTTTGGCATAAGGCTGCCGGAGGATGCGCGGCTGGACCCGGCCATTGCCGGGTGGCTGCAGCGGTGGCAGGCGACGGCCGTGTAG
- a CDS encoding VOC family protein, whose translation MNPVMHVEIAVADLARAIAFYQQWLQVVIDAPVHVHDCTMAYLPFEDDAGGASMALVHGADYRPSEQGARIYIGVDDLDASLARALQAGAALRFGPAEAGGWRVAEIADSEGNRIAVQAPIAT comes from the coding sequence ATGAACCCTGTCATGCATGTCGAGATTGCGGTGGCCGACCTCGCCCGCGCCATCGCGTTCTACCAGCAGTGGCTGCAGGTGGTGATCGACGCTCCGGTGCATGTGCACGACTGCACGATGGCCTACCTGCCGTTCGAGGATGACGCCGGCGGCGCCAGCATGGCCCTGGTGCACGGCGCGGACTATCGCCCGTCCGAGCAGGGCGCGCGCATCTACATCGGTGTCGATGATCTGGACGCCAGCCTGGCCCGCGCGCTGCAGGCCGGTGCCGCGCTGCGTTTCGGCCCTGCCGAGGCCGGCGGCTGGCGCGTGGCGGAGATCGCCGACAGCGAAGGCAACCGCATCGCCGTACAGGCCCCGATAGCGACCTGA
- a CDS encoding response regulator transcription factor, whose protein sequence is MSGAPIRVALADDQALVRAGLRALLQGLGVQVVLEAEDGQALLDALATQPVDVVLSDIRMPGLDGIGALRQLRARGDATPCLLLTTFDESDLLLRASEAGAQGFLLKDAAPADLREAIERVAAGETLLLPVSTEPVRSRYRFHDEAPPSDTFGEREVAILRLLAGGYSNKEIARSLFLAEGTVKNYVSTILDKLGTRDRTRAVLKAITLRII, encoded by the coding sequence ATGAGCGGCGCACCGATCCGCGTCGCCCTGGCCGATGACCAGGCCTTGGTCCGTGCCGGGCTGCGCGCGCTGCTGCAGGGGCTGGGCGTACAGGTGGTGCTGGAAGCCGAGGATGGCCAGGCGCTGCTGGATGCACTGGCCACCCAGCCGGTGGACGTGGTGCTCAGCGATATCCGCATGCCCGGCCTGGATGGCATCGGGGCGCTGCGCCAGCTGCGCGCCCGCGGCGATGCCACACCCTGCCTGCTGCTGACCACCTTCGATGAAAGCGACCTGCTGCTGCGCGCCAGCGAAGCCGGTGCACAGGGGTTCCTGTTGAAGGATGCGGCGCCGGCCGACCTGCGCGAGGCGATCGAGCGGGTGGCCGCCGGCGAAACCCTGCTGCTGCCGGTCAGCACCGAACCGGTGCGCTCGCGCTACCGTTTCCACGACGAAGCACCGCCCAGCGATACCTTCGGCGAACGCGAAGTGGCCATCCTGCGCCTGCTGGCCGGCGGCTACAGCAACAAGGAAATCGCGCGCAGCCTGTTCCTGGCCGAAGGCACGGTGAAGAACTACGTGTCCACCATCCTCGACAAGCTCGGCACGCGCGACCGTACCCGCGCGGTGCTGAAGGCGATTACCCTGCGCATCATCTGA
- a CDS encoding histidine kinase has protein sequence MPSLLRHLLRPLSLAGAVTVLVVGLSFGVQRSDAGASLLLLGVFLLLFVAHGWARLPTRVRAVAAVLQALLAVALIALQPRTGTAPVLLVVLVAQLAEHWPPRFVLVVALLANLAEYAVLRHSGFTQPLLVVLLYGGFQAFAALTAHYARSTALARDELARVNADLLATRALLADSARDAERLRLARELHDVAGHKLTAMRLNLRALAADPVLAGREGLQTAEQLSGELLSDIRQVVQSMRDDRGLDLDTALHALAAPFPRPRLQLQIADGVRVTDPRTAETVLRLVQEALTNAARHGEADNVWLTMTEEESRLRIDIRDDGQRAERIREGNGISGMRERLADVHGQLELARTEQGGMHLIARLPA, from the coding sequence ATGCCCAGCCTGCTCCGCCATCTGCTGCGTCCCCTCAGCCTCGCCGGCGCGGTCACCGTGCTGGTGGTCGGCCTGTCGTTCGGCGTGCAACGCAGCGATGCCGGGGCGAGCCTGCTGCTGCTCGGTGTGTTCCTGCTGTTGTTCGTGGCGCACGGCTGGGCGCGGTTGCCCACCCGTGTGCGTGCGGTTGCCGCCGTGCTGCAGGCGCTGCTGGCCGTCGCCCTCATCGCCCTGCAGCCACGCACCGGTACTGCACCGGTGCTGCTGGTGGTGCTGGTCGCACAGCTGGCCGAGCATTGGCCGCCGCGCTTCGTGCTGGTGGTTGCGCTGCTGGCCAACCTGGCCGAGTACGCCGTGCTGCGCCACAGCGGTTTCACCCAGCCGCTGCTGGTGGTGCTGCTGTACGGTGGGTTCCAGGCCTTCGCCGCGCTGACCGCGCACTACGCACGCAGCACGGCGCTGGCCCGCGACGAGCTGGCGCGGGTCAACGCCGATCTGCTGGCCACCCGTGCCCTGCTGGCCGACAGCGCCCGCGATGCCGAGCGGCTGCGCCTGGCGCGCGAGCTGCACGACGTGGCGGGGCACAAGCTCACGGCCATGCGCCTCAACCTGCGGGCGCTGGCCGCCGATCCGGTACTGGCCGGGCGCGAGGGCCTGCAGACCGCCGAACAGCTGTCCGGCGAACTGCTGTCCGACATCCGCCAGGTCGTGCAGTCCATGCGCGATGACCGTGGCCTGGACCTGGATACCGCCCTGCATGCATTGGCCGCGCCGTTTCCGCGCCCGCGCCTGCAGCTGCAGATCGCCGATGGCGTGCGGGTGACCGACCCGCGCACGGCCGAGACCGTGCTGCGCCTGGTGCAGGAAGCCCTGACCAATGCCGCACGGCATGGCGAAGCCGATAACGTGTGGCTGACAATGACGGAAGAGGAATCCAGGTTGCGTATCGATATCCGCGATGACGGACAGCGCGCCGAGCGCATCCGCGAAGGCAATGGCATTTCCGGCATGCGCGAGCGCCTGGCCGACGTGCACGGCCAGCTGGAGCTGGCCCGTACCGAGCAGGGTGGCATGCACCTGATCGCGCGGTTGCCGGCATGA
- a CDS encoding DUF2141 domain-containing protein has translation MIRTALTCSLLAGLLLAGTAHAAELTVNVHDVRAQTGTLRAALVSSDEAWNGKAAPVQAQQAHPQGDSLHFTFKDLPAGSYAVLLTHDENDNGKLDTNLVGMPIEGYGFSNNPQVMRKPTFEEARFTLPAAGTAIDITLR, from the coding sequence ATGATCCGCACCGCCCTGACCTGCTCCCTGCTTGCTGGCCTGCTGCTGGCCGGCACCGCTCACGCCGCCGAGCTGACCGTGAACGTGCACGATGTCCGCGCCCAGACCGGTACCCTGCGTGCCGCCCTGGTGTCCTCCGACGAGGCCTGGAACGGCAAGGCCGCACCGGTGCAGGCACAGCAGGCACACCCGCAGGGCGACAGCCTGCACTTCACCTTCAAGGATCTGCCGGCCGGCAGCTACGCCGTGCTGCTGACCCACGACGAGAATGACAACGGCAAGCTCGACACCAACCTGGTGGGCATGCCGATCGAAGGCTACGGCTTCAGCAACAATCCGCAGGTGATGCGCAAGCCGACTTTCGAGGAAGCCCGCTTCACGCTGCCCGCCGCCGGCACCGCCATCGACATCACCCTGCGCTGA
- a CDS encoding carotenoid oxygenase family protein → MDRRRFLRTLISSTAGLALGATALRSAPAFANDPAQFAQGLQEHPWLLGWRGVSSETLGPATVQLQGRLPAGLAGTLYRNGPAWSERGTLRYDHWFDGDGMVHGWHFNGDGSLTHRARMVATPKFTREQKAGRFLYPAAGTSVPNAQAVRNNDDANVANTSVMALNGRVFALCESGSAFEVHPDSLETIGPVTWRPDLAALPFSAHPLVDRDGSVWNFGSISLMGGAGLLVWHIGKDGQLRSADVIATPGRGYLHAFTMTDTHLVFVLAPFDFKESGGSFFERMQFAPQRAANIAVVAKDAPDKAQWFEAPFAAIYHFGDAHRSKDGIVVRAVRRDNMDEARSPMKEAMAGDGAHATNGHSTLVELHLDLRRGQARWQDTGISTVEFPLFDPRTPDSRAARLYAPTVDGASNTPYFNAVAAFDVERGRRQVWRYGSDIMAEEHVFVPRPGSRNPDDGWLVGTLLDPVNKRSGLAVLDARHVQDGPLAQAWLPYAVPLGFHGTFAAQA, encoded by the coding sequence ATGGATCGCCGCCGCTTCCTCCGCACCCTGATCAGCAGCACCGCAGGCCTGGCCCTGGGCGCCACCGCCCTGCGCAGCGCCCCGGCCTTCGCCAACGACCCGGCGCAGTTCGCCCAGGGCCTGCAGGAGCATCCGTGGCTGCTGGGCTGGCGCGGGGTGAGCAGCGAGACGCTGGGCCCGGCCACGGTGCAGCTGCAGGGGCGGCTGCCCGCCGGCCTGGCCGGCACCCTGTACCGCAACGGCCCGGCCTGGAGCGAGCGCGGCACCCTGCGCTACGACCACTGGTTCGACGGCGACGGCATGGTCCACGGCTGGCATTTCAACGGCGACGGCAGCCTGACCCACCGCGCGCGCATGGTGGCCACGCCCAAGTTCACCCGTGAACAGAAGGCCGGGCGCTTCCTCTACCCCGCCGCCGGCACCAGCGTCCCCAACGCGCAGGCGGTGCGCAACAACGACGATGCCAACGTGGCCAACACCTCGGTGATGGCGCTCAATGGCCGTGTGTTCGCCCTGTGCGAATCCGGCTCGGCGTTCGAGGTCCACCCCGATTCGCTGGAAACCATCGGCCCGGTGACCTGGCGCCCCGACCTGGCGGCCCTGCCGTTCTCGGCGCACCCGCTGGTGGACCGCGACGGCAGCGTCTGGAACTTTGGTTCGATCAGCCTGATGGGTGGCGCCGGCCTGCTGGTCTGGCACATCGGCAAGGACGGCCAGCTGCGCAGCGCCGATGTGATCGCGACGCCGGGCCGCGGCTACCTGCATGCCTTCACCATGACCGACACGCACCTGGTGTTCGTGCTGGCACCCTTCGACTTCAAGGAGAGCGGCGGCAGCTTCTTCGAACGCATGCAGTTCGCACCGCAGCGCGCCGCCAACATCGCGGTGGTCGCCAAGGACGCCCCTGACAAGGCGCAATGGTTTGAAGCACCGTTCGCGGCGATCTACCACTTCGGCGACGCGCACCGGAGCAAGGACGGCATCGTGGTGCGCGCCGTGCGCCGCGACAACATGGACGAAGCGCGTTCGCCGATGAAGGAAGCGATGGCCGGCGACGGCGCGCATGCCACGAACGGCCACAGCACCTTGGTGGAACTGCACCTGGACCTGCGCCGCGGCCAGGCGCGTTGGCAGGACACGGGCATCAGCACGGTGGAGTTCCCGCTGTTCGACCCGCGCACGCCCGACAGCCGCGCCGCCCGCCTGTATGCACCGACGGTCGATGGCGCCAGCAATACGCCGTACTTCAATGCGGTCGCGGCGTTCGACGTGGAGCGCGGGCGCCGCCAGGTGTGGCGCTACGGCAGCGACATCATGGCCGAGGAGCATGTGTTCGTGCCCCGCCCCGGCAGCCGCAACCCGGATGATGGCTGGCTGGTCGGCACGTTGCTGGACCCGGTGAACAAGCGCAGCGGCCTTGCCGTGCTCGATGCGCGCCACGTGCAGGACGGTCCGCTGGCGCAGGCGTGGCTGCCCTATGCGGTGCCGCTGGGCTTCCACGGCACGTTTGCCGCACAGGCGTAA
- a CDS encoding transporter substrate-binding domain-containing protein: MPLSDHRHALAPHGHLRVAINLGNPVLAQGDARSPRGPSLELATALAQRLGVQARFTCHEAAASVVAAAADDAWDLAFLAVDPARADRIAFSAPYVEIEGTYLLREASPARTVADLDREGVRIAVGRGAAYDLYLSRELQHAQIERAATSAEAIELFDQQQLDAAAGVRQPLQAWAQAHPGHRVLADRFTAIQQAVAAPASRPADALQALFAEVEAIKQGPLLGEAFARAGQAVTLVR; encoded by the coding sequence ATGCCCTTATCCGACCACCGCCACGCGCTGGCACCGCACGGCCACCTGCGGGTGGCGATCAACCTGGGCAATCCGGTGCTGGCCCAGGGCGATGCCCGATCGCCGCGCGGGCCATCTCTGGAACTGGCCACGGCGCTGGCGCAGCGGCTGGGCGTGCAGGCCCGCTTCACCTGCCACGAGGCAGCAGCTTCGGTCGTGGCCGCAGCCGCTGACGACGCCTGGGACCTGGCCTTCCTGGCGGTGGATCCGGCGCGTGCCGACCGTATTGCCTTCAGTGCGCCGTACGTGGAAATCGAAGGCACCTACCTGCTGCGCGAGGCCAGCCCTGCGCGCACGGTGGCCGACCTCGACCGCGAAGGCGTGCGTATCGCGGTCGGCCGCGGTGCGGCCTATGACCTGTACCTGAGCCGCGAACTGCAGCACGCGCAGATCGAACGCGCCGCCACCTCGGCCGAGGCGATCGAGCTGTTCGACCAGCAGCAGCTGGATGCGGCGGCGGGGGTCCGCCAACCGCTGCAGGCCTGGGCGCAGGCGCATCCCGGGCATCGGGTGCTGGCTGATCGTTTCACCGCGATCCAGCAGGCGGTGGCGGCCCCGGCATCGCGGCCGGCAGATGCGCTGCAGGCGTTGTTCGCCGAAGTGGAGGCGATCAAGCAGGGGCCGCTGCTGGGCGAAGCGTTCGCGCGTGCCGGGCAGGCGGTGACGCTGGTGCGGTGA
- a CDS encoding AEC family transporter, translated as MLSVLAIVLPVFALIFAGWLARRSGALGPHSTSELNRFVVQLALPALLFDVVANAHWRQLWHPGFIASFGGGTALLFAATVWWRRRRGHALADASIDGLNAAYANTGFVGFPLAVAALGQSALAPTLVATLLTVCVLFAAAIVLIEIGLQREQRLHHLLGKVARSLLRNPLLLAPLAGVLPMALGLSMPAPAETFLKLLGGAAAPCALIALGLFLGERRSPVPGAARSAVVLGGLKLLVHPLLVWLLATQVFALPAALAHAAVLMAVLPTGTGPFMLAEFHRREASTTAATVLGTTLLSLLTVTGYLALLQR; from the coding sequence ATGCTGTCCGTCCTGGCCATCGTCCTTCCCGTGTTCGCGCTGATCTTTGCCGGCTGGCTGGCCCGCCGCAGTGGCGCGCTGGGCCCGCACTCGACCAGCGAACTGAACCGGTTCGTGGTGCAGCTGGCGCTGCCGGCGCTGCTGTTCGACGTGGTCGCCAACGCGCACTGGCGACAATTGTGGCACCCGGGGTTCATCGCCAGCTTCGGCGGTGGCACGGCGCTGCTGTTTGCCGCCACGGTGTGGTGGCGCCGACGCCGCGGCCACGCGCTGGCCGATGCCAGCATCGACGGGCTCAACGCCGCTTATGCCAACACCGGTTTCGTCGGCTTTCCGCTGGCGGTGGCCGCGCTCGGGCAGTCGGCGCTGGCGCCGACCCTGGTGGCGACCCTGCTGACGGTGTGCGTGTTGTTTGCCGCCGCCATCGTGCTGATTGAGATCGGCCTGCAGCGCGAGCAGCGCCTGCACCATCTGCTGGGCAAGGTGGCGCGCTCGCTGCTGCGCAATCCGCTGCTGCTGGCGCCGCTGGCCGGCGTGCTGCCGATGGCGCTGGGCCTGTCGATGCCCGCACCGGCGGAAACGTTCCTGAAGCTGCTGGGCGGTGCGGCGGCGCCGTGCGCGCTGATCGCGCTGGGCCTGTTCCTCGGAGAGCGGCGCTCGCCCGTGCCGGGTGCTGCGCGCAGTGCCGTGGTGCTGGGCGGGTTGAAGCTGCTGGTGCACCCCCTGCTGGTGTGGCTGCTGGCCACGCAGGTATTCGCGCTGCCGGCCGCGCTGGCGCACGCCGCCGTGCTGATGGCCGTGCTGCCCACCGGTACGGGGCCCTTCATGCTGGCCGAGTTCCACCGCCGCGAAGCGTCGACCACGGCGGCCACGGTGCTGGGGACAACCCTGTTGTCCCTGCTGACGGTGACCGGATACCTGGCGCTGCTGCAACGGTAG
- a CDS encoding LysR substrate-binding domain-containing protein, which translates to MIDIRPLRYFLAVAETLHFGRAAERLNVTQPPLSRQIAALEESLGVALLERDSRHVRLTAAGQRFQEDARGVMNALQQACHAARQVGAGELGELQVGFMMHAAHSSVPPLARRFIAAHPQVQLRLREALPMALLDGVRSGALDAGIGFAPASLRGLELLPLQEEPLCVVVPADHRLARRRSVDITALAGEALITAPADVVPTLREAIEASFHAAGLQADVRLEVQLQQSIVSLVGEGLGIALVPASLQRMGMPGVSFVRLKDAPRVQQVVFWKADNRNPVLARFLACVVDG; encoded by the coding sequence ATGATCGACATCCGCCCGCTGCGTTACTTCCTGGCCGTCGCTGAAACCCTGCACTTCGGTCGCGCCGCCGAACGGCTCAATGTCACCCAGCCGCCGCTGAGCCGGCAGATCGCCGCGCTGGAGGAATCGCTGGGCGTGGCGCTGCTGGAGCGCGACTCGCGCCACGTGCGCCTGACCGCCGCCGGCCAGCGTTTCCAGGAAGACGCCCGCGGGGTGATGAATGCCCTGCAGCAGGCCTGCCACGCTGCCCGCCAGGTCGGTGCGGGCGAGCTGGGCGAGCTGCAGGTGGGCTTCATGATGCATGCGGCGCACAGCTCGGTACCGCCGCTGGCCCGTCGCTTCATTGCCGCGCATCCACAGGTGCAGCTGCGGTTGCGTGAGGCGCTGCCGATGGCCCTGCTGGACGGGGTCCGCTCGGGTGCGCTGGATGCGGGCATCGGCTTTGCGCCGGCGTCGCTGCGCGGGCTGGAACTGCTGCCACTGCAGGAAGAGCCGCTGTGCGTGGTGGTGCCGGCCGACCATCGCCTGGCCCGCCGCCGCAGCGTCGATATCACCGCCCTGGCTGGCGAAGCACTGATCACCGCGCCGGCCGACGTGGTGCCGACCCTGCGCGAAGCCATCGAAGCCAGCTTCCATGCCGCCGGCCTGCAAGCCGATGTGCGGCTGGAGGTGCAGCTTCAGCAGAGCATCGTCAGCCTGGTGGGCGAAGGGCTGGGCATCGCGCTGGTGCCGGCCTCGCTGCAGCGCATGGGCATGCCCGGCGTGTCCTTCGTTCGCCTGAAGGACGCGCCGCGCGTGCAGCAGGTGGTGTTCTGGAAGGCCGACAACCGCAACCCGGTGCTGGCGCGGTTCCTGGCCTGCGTGGTTGATGGGTGA
- a CDS encoding alkaline phosphatase, whose translation MTRPLARRWLCPSILAALAALTACQPNARPDAQAATATTTEARPHNIIVMINDGAGWGTWDAAAYWQYGSREGAPYADFPQRLAVTTFPLNASGQPTRDDSQRIGYDPAQAWDTTEVPAPDLPFVAYQYLAAVATDSAAAGTALSSGVKTYNNAINYNNDGQPVEFNTLRAKALGMATGVVTSVPFPHATPAAFAAQAESRNSYHQIAHQMLAQGHMDLVMGTGGPGYSVDGRPCVDSMDKVAAEGCQNPWEWVSQQDWQQLEAGTPIAGNPAGAWRLIRSKDDFAALADGRLPADRPLIGVPRVANTLQQARQLPVVGRDAATPSGVKKIDSVPDLATMTRGALRFLQQRSPKGLFLMVEGGATDWAAHTSACGTEWHYGACTDQPQYGRLIEETAEFNDAVSAVVAWIEQNGGWERNLLIVTTDHDNSMPMGPDAQKVAFEPVRNNGRGQMPGMSFRPTGNHSNGLVPLWAKGNGAELLGQRVRGVDAGYRQHVRWNDGSYIDNTDVAKAVQDALQR comes from the coding sequence ATGACCCGACCCCTCGCGCGACGCTGGCTGTGCCCGTCGATCCTGGCTGCGCTTGCCGCGCTCACTGCCTGTCAGCCCAATGCGCGTCCCGATGCGCAGGCGGCCACCGCGACAACCACCGAAGCGCGCCCGCACAACATTATCGTGATGATCAACGACGGCGCGGGCTGGGGCACCTGGGATGCGGCCGCGTACTGGCAGTACGGCAGCCGCGAAGGCGCGCCGTATGCGGACTTCCCGCAGCGCCTGGCGGTCACCACCTTCCCGCTCAACGCCAGTGGCCAGCCCACCCGCGACGATTCGCAGCGCATCGGCTATGACCCCGCCCAGGCGTGGGACACCACCGAAGTTCCGGCACCGGATCTGCCCTTTGTCGCCTACCAGTACCTGGCGGCTGTGGCCACCGACAGCGCCGCCGCCGGCACCGCGCTGTCGTCCGGGGTGAAGACCTACAACAACGCCATCAACTACAACAACGATGGCCAGCCGGTGGAGTTCAATACCCTCCGTGCGAAGGCGCTGGGCATGGCCACCGGCGTGGTCACCTCGGTGCCGTTCCCGCATGCCACCCCGGCGGCGTTCGCCGCGCAGGCCGAATCGCGCAACAGCTACCACCAGATCGCCCACCAGATGCTGGCCCAGGGCCACATGGATCTGGTGATGGGCACCGGTGGCCCCGGCTACAGCGTCGACGGAAGGCCCTGCGTGGACAGCATGGACAAGGTTGCCGCCGAAGGCTGTCAGAACCCGTGGGAATGGGTATCGCAGCAGGATTGGCAGCAGCTGGAAGCGGGCACGCCGATTGCCGGCAACCCGGCCGGTGCCTGGCGCCTGATCCGCAGCAAGGACGACTTCGCCGCGCTGGCCGACGGCCGCCTGCCGGCTGACCGCCCGCTGATCGGCGTGCCGCGCGTGGCCAACACCCTGCAGCAGGCGCGCCAGCTGCCGGTGGTCGGTCGCGATGCCGCCACGCCGTCAGGGGTGAAGAAGATCGACAGCGTGCCGGACCTGGCCACCATGACCCGGGGTGCGCTGCGCTTCCTGCAGCAGCGCTCGCCCAAGGGCCTGTTCCTGATGGTTGAAGGCGGTGCCACCGACTGGGCCGCGCACACCAGCGCCTGCGGTACCGAGTGGCATTACGGTGCCTGCACCGACCAGCCCCAGTACGGCCGCCTGATCGAGGAAACCGCCGAGTTCAACGACGCGGTGTCGGCGGTGGTGGCGTGGATCGAGCAGAACGGCGGCTGGGAACGCAACCTGCTGATCGTCACCACCGACCACGACAACAGCATGCCGATGGGCCCGGACGCGCAGAAGGTAGCCTTCGAGCCGGTGCGCAACAACGGCCGCGGGCAGATGCCGGGCATGAGCTTCCGCCCCACCGGCAACCACTCCAACGGCCTGGTGCCGCTGTGGGCCAAGGGCAACGGCGCCGAGCTGCTGGGCCAGCGCGTGCGCGGCGTCGATGCCGGCTACCGCCAGCACGTGCGCTGGAACGACGGCAGCTACATCGACAACACCGACGTGGCCAAGGCCGTGCAGGACGCCCTGCAGCGCTGA
- a CDS encoding serine hydrolase produces MSLTDSPVPALSSITVDAATLRILQRHDARLPRAPASLTKLMTAHVAYEAIAHDGHTWSDTTTVDARDVHAVAADETRMGLVPGETITLARLLEGLMIVSGNDAALALARHLAGSEAEYVQRMNDTAARMGLRDTHFVSVSGITTPGHVSTAHDMAMLAARLLADHPQVLAITAQRHFSHGTFCKDNQNTLLGSDGIDGLKTGYTRAAGFCLAATACRDSEEATHRLINITLGAPTRETRNAWVQQCLQEGFAQLQRDAAVSARG; encoded by the coding sequence ATGTCACTGACCGATTCGCCGGTACCGGCACTTTCTTCGATCACCGTGGATGCGGCCACGCTGCGCATCCTGCAGCGGCACGATGCCAGGCTGCCACGCGCGCCGGCCTCGCTGACCAAGCTGATGACCGCGCACGTGGCCTATGAAGCCATCGCGCACGATGGTCACACGTGGTCGGATACAACGACCGTCGATGCGCGCGACGTGCACGCGGTCGCTGCCGACGAAACGCGGATGGGCCTGGTGCCGGGCGAGACCATCACCCTGGCCCGCCTGCTGGAAGGCCTGATGATCGTGTCCGGCAACGATGCCGCGCTGGCGCTGGCCCGCCACCTGGCAGGTTCGGAGGCTGAGTACGTGCAGCGCATGAACGACACCGCCGCGCGGATGGGCCTGCGTGATACGCACTTCGTGTCCGTCTCGGGCATCACCACGCCGGGCCATGTGTCGACCGCGCATGACATGGCGATGCTCGCCGCGCGGCTGCTGGCCGATCATCCGCAGGTGCTGGCCATCACCGCGCAGCGCCACTTCAGCCACGGCACGTTCTGCAAGGACAACCAGAACACGCTGCTGGGCAGCGACGGCATCGATGGCCTGAAGACCGGCTATACCCGCGCGGCAGGCTTCTGCCTGGCGGCGACCGCGTGCCGCGACAGCGAAGAGGCAACGCACCGGCTGATCAACATCACCCTCGGCGCGCCCACGCGGGAAACGCGGAACGCGTGGGTCCAGCAGTGCCTGCAGGAAGGTTTCGCGCAGCTGCAGCGCGACGCGGCGGTCAGCGCGCGCGGTTGA
- a CDS encoding TetR/AcrR family transcriptional regulator, which translates to MSREQRGRQLLDVAWTLVGGEGTDALSLGRLAEAAGVTKPVAYDHFTTRNGLLAALYADYDQRQTAVFDARIGAAPARLDARAQAIASGYIDCVLSQGSDIQAILAALAGSPELRDVRHRYQQDFVDQCAQWLGAFANDGDVPVAGRWAILGAAESLSEAVAAGALRQPDAEAELQRLIVDTVNRAR; encoded by the coding sequence ATGTCGCGCGAACAGCGCGGTCGCCAGTTGCTGGACGTGGCCTGGACCCTGGTGGGCGGCGAGGGCACCGATGCACTCAGCCTGGGCCGCCTGGCCGAGGCCGCAGGCGTGACCAAGCCCGTGGCCTACGATCACTTCACCACGCGCAACGGGCTGCTGGCCGCGCTGTACGCCGACTACGACCAGCGCCAGACCGCTGTGTTCGATGCGCGCATCGGCGCGGCGCCGGCGCGCCTGGATGCACGCGCGCAGGCCATCGCATCGGGCTACATCGATTGCGTGCTGTCGCAGGGCAGCGACATCCAGGCGATCCTTGCCGCATTGGCCGGGTCACCTGAGCTGCGCGACGTGCGCCACCGCTACCAGCAGGATTTCGTCGACCAGTGCGCGCAGTGGCTGGGCGCGTTCGCGAACGACGGCGATGTACCCGTGGCCGGGCGCTGGGCGATCCTGGGAGCCGCCGAGTCGCTGTCCGAAGCGGTGGCCGCGGGCGCACTGCGGCAGCCGGATGCGGAAGCGGAGCTGCAGCGGCTGATCGTCGACACCGTCAACCGCGCGCGCTGA